A window of Seriola aureovittata isolate HTS-2021-v1 ecotype China chromosome 17, ASM2101889v1, whole genome shotgun sequence genomic DNA:
GCCATGGTTGTATTGCGTTAGCCCAGGAGCTAGCGTTAGCCACTCAGCTCCGTTCAAACACCATGTTTCTTTTAACTGGGACACAGACGGTTCACCTGCAGAATTCACCTGTGGATCTATGCGGCTCATGTGGGAGCTCAGGTGTGTCACTGTGAACAGCGGCTCAGCTGCGTTCACTGACAACACGTTCACTGCTGTTTGAAACAGCGGGGTCACCTCAGGTGTTCCGGGACCGGGTTTACACCGTGATCCGGATCCAAGTGAAGAGTCTCAACACATCAACAGTCTGTCGTCATGGACACAACACGTGACTGACAGGCCGCTCACCTGGTCTCATGGACTGATATTTGACTGAGACATGAACCTGTTGTGATGAACCAGCTCCATGTTATTTAATGTTACtgtctgacatcatcaggtGATGGCGATGTCAGAGCGTGATGTCATCGACTTCTCGGCGTTGGAGCGCGAGCTGCAGGCGGCGGTGGAGTCTGAGCGGAAACACCAGAGAGAGAACGAGGCCAAACTGAGAGCAGTCAGCCAGGGAGTCGCCTCCTACAGGGAGTTCAGGTAACTGCAGGGGTCTTGAAACAGCTCCAGGACTTTCTAGGACTCATTGAAGGAGCCCTCTGCTGACCAAAGGATCCCTGTAAAGTATCCTGGAACTCCTTCAAGGACTCCTGGAATGTCTTTAAAAAACCCTGGAGCCTTCAAAATCATCCTTGAAATTCCCTCAAGGATCCTTTAAGTGTCATGTAGGAATGCAGCATCGTTCTGAACCAACTAACTACAATACCCAGAGTGCTTCAGAAGTGTCCTGGGATACCTCAAGACTTCCAGGAGTCTACCTCAAGACTTCCTGGAAATGTTTTGGAGGACTCCAGAACTCCTTGAAGGAGTTTCAAGAAACTCTCAAAGGCTCTCAGGGTCCTTCCAGGTATTTCAAGGGGCCTTGAGCGAGCTCCTTGAAATATTGTTAAGGTTAATATTCCAGGGTCCTGGAAATGTAACCAAGCTGACTCTTACATGTGATCTTGTCTCTGTCAGGGACCTGGTCTTGACCTGTCACCTGAAACCTCTGGACAAGAAGGACAAAGACAGAGCTCCACGGAAACAACCCTGTAACCCTGTTGCCCCGAGCAACGCGGAACCAACAAGCCATTGTTAATCCTAAACTTCTTTACTGTTAtctcatttaaaacatgttgcTGTCCTGGAAAACCTTGTTTCTCCAGCACTTAAAAACTTTCCAGGAGCTTTCAACTCAGTTCTGGAAGTTTTCctgcagtgactcagtgtgagcatcaggtggagctggaggacagGCACTGCAGCTCAGCTCTTCTCAGTCTGTGTGAATGGGAGACATGTTTTATATGAACTGAAGACAcccaggacagagacagagacagtgctGAGTCTgggtttttcaaaataagacacaaCAACCAAATGAATGCAATGTAGAAAACAACATGCAGCTGTCagatgacaggaaacagaaggGTGAATATTTACTGGTTATTaaagtattttctgtttgtgtttaataaaCTGACGATCCTTCATTAATGAACTGACTCTGTTCAAACTGACTCTGAGTCACTTTTTATAAACTATTTATTTCTATGAACTTATTTGCTCTgatgtgaaacaggaagtggtttaTGCTGAGCAGGttcaaacacagaggaggaaacacagagggaggTCTCACTCTGTGTATTTATGGAGTAAAGACTGAAGGACTCCCCAGAATGAGTTCAGGGGTCATTTCAGACTCCAGAGGCCACTTAAggtttctctgactgttttcaAGGTAACGTCCTTGAACAGCTCCAGGAGTTCTTGACTTAAATGACTTTTGGCAGAGTTTCCAAAGTTTCCAGGAGTCTAATGAGGATCATTTGATTCCCTGAGGGGATTTAAACTTTCTTGAAAAATTATAAAACCCCTTTTTtggggcgtcgagtagctcagttggttgagcatccgccccatgtgtagaggctacagtcctcgctgcagtcggccccttTGCTGCACGTcatcctcccccctctctgcctccccatttcctgtctctctctactgcactgtcaataaaggcacaaaaagaccgaaaaataacaacaacaaaaacaattataaaaCCCCTTTTAAATTGATCTAAGGGTTCTTCCAGGATCCTTGAGAGGACTATGATTGCCCTCAAGAACCCCCCATAAGTCCTAGAAAGGTGTCCAGGTGTCTTTGAACTGCTGATCAGAGTTTCAAGGATCCCTCAAAAGTTTCCAAGATGTGATGATCCGTGTTTGGTCGAGAAGACGTTTCCGGTAGTAGTGTGTGGAGTGAGTCATCTGTCAGAGCAGAGACGATCTTCGGCTGCAGGTTGATGTTCGTGTGAGCGGAATCAAACCCGCGGCTCtgatagacagagacagacacggAGGAGACATCAGACTCCACAGTTCTGCTTTCCCGCGGGtttgttctctttcttcttctgcagcttcaggtgagtttctctctctctctcttcaggttCTTCTTCGTTCTTTGATTTGAAGTGATGAACGCGTCGCGGCTGCTTCACGTGCAGGAGTTTAAAAACCAATAATCATTTATTACAGATGTCAGAGCTCCTCATCACATTCAACCGGGTTATTAGAGTTCAGGCGGGAAAAGTCCTGAACATGTCGGTGAAGTGAAACTGTAGAAAATAGGATGATGAGTTCAAGTTCTCACTGTGACCTGAAGAACACGAAGCTCACGAGCTTCTGATGATACATGACGTGCTAGTGACGTGAGTCAGGTTCCAGTTCAATTAGTTTAATGTCTGTTACCTGGACTCTGAGTCTGCAATTAAGTTtggattgactgattgattgattgattgattgattgattgattgattgattgattgattgactgattgattgattggtgcCCAGAGTCCAAGGTGAACCTtcagattgtttgttttgatcaacagtagatgaagatgatttaaggaaaagcagcaggtcgtcacatgtgagaagctggaaccaggaaaTGATTCAAACTGCTGTCACAATAATTAATTTTTCGATCAATCACCTTATTGATAGCTGATGATAGGTGATTTAATCAGTGGTAAATCTTTCAAATCTAAATCTACTTTTGTTCGACTCTTCAGACTGAGATCATGAAGGATCAGAACTTTAAAGACGAGGTGATGAAGATTCTGGAAGAAGCTCCGAGCGCCAGGAGAGCTCTGCTGGAGAACTACGACAACCTGCTGAGGGTGGCCGACTACTGCCACGACAACTACCTACAGGTTAGTACTGGTTAGTACTaccactactattactactactgcCACGACAACTACCTACAGGTTAGTACTGgttactactaccactactattactactactgcCACGACAACTACCTACAGGTTAGTACTGgttactactaccactactattactactactactgccacGACAACTACCTACAGGTTAGTACTGgttactactaccactactattactactactactggcACAACGACTACCTACAGGTTAGTACTaccactactattactactgcCACGACAACTACCTACAGGTTAGTACTGGTTACTACTACCACtgctattactactactactggcACAACGACTACCTACAGGTTAGTACTaccactactattactactactactgccacGACAACTACCTACAGGTTAGTACTGGTTAGTACTaccactactattactactgctGCCACGACAACTACCTACAGGTTAGTACTGGTTAGTACTaccactactattactactactactgccacGACAACTACCTACAGGTTAGTACTGGTTAGTACTaccactactattactactactactgccacGACAACTACCTACAGGTTAGTACTGGTTAGTACTaccactactattactactactactgccacGACAACTACCTACAGGTTAGTACTGGTTAGTACTaccactactattactactactactgccacGACAACTACCTACAGGTTAGTACTGGTTAGTACTaccactactattactactactgcCACGACAACTACCTACAGGTTAGTACTGGTTAGTACTGGTTAGTACTGGTTAGTACTaccactactattactactactactgccacGACAACTACCTACAGGTTAGTACTGGTTAGTACTaccactactattactactgctGCCACGACAACTACCTACAGGTTAGTACTGGTTAGTACTaccactactattactactactactgccacGACAACTACCTACTGGTTAGTACTGGTTAGTACTaccactactattactactgctGCCACGACAACTACCTACTGGTTAGTACTGGTTagtactaccactactactgcCACGACAACTACCTACTGGTTAGTACTGGTTAGTACTaccactactattactactactactgccacGACAACTACCTACTGGTTAGTACTGGTTagtactaccactactactgcCACGACAACTACCTACTGGCTAGTACTGGTTAGTACTACCAGTACTATTACTACTGCTGCCACGACAACTACCTACAGGTTAGTACTGGTTAGTATTaccactactattactactgctGCCACGACAACTACCTACTGGTTAGTACTGGTTagtactaccactactactgcCACGACAACTACCTACTGGTTAGTACTGGTTAGTACTaccactactattactactactgcCACGACAACTACCTACAGGTTAGTACTGGTTAGTACTaccactactattactactgctGCCACGGCAAGCTAGTTAGTagtttccctttgttttcagtctttgtgctaagctaggctaactgtcCTGTCTGCATGTGTTGCTGTCAGTCAGGTGACGGGAGTTTGAAGGCGTTGGAGGAAACTAAAAACTTCACCACCCAATCACTGGCCAGCATCGCCTACCAGATCAGCACTCTGGCCAGTAGCGTGCTGAGTCTGTTCGATGCTCAGACCAGTCAGCTTCGTCACATGGAGTCTTCCATCAACCTCATTGGTCAGGTGagctgactgacacacacacacacaaacctgcacaGTATGTCTGTGCGATATCCGCGTAACACGTAAgttgaagtgtaaaaaaaatcttgtggTTGTCTTGGTAACGACGTGTCTTTACTTCATCTGTGCATCAACAGTTTTTTCCTCTCGattgtctgtttctctttcttcagaATTTGTGCTGAGAATACAGATCcaggtcgtgtgtgtgtgtgtgtgtgtgagtgtgtgtgtgagtgtgtgtgtgtgtgtgtgagtgtgtgtgtgtgtgtgtgtgtgtgagtgtgtgtgtgtgtgtgtgtgtgtgtgttgtgtgtgtgtgtgtgtgtgagtgtgtgtgtgtgtgtgagtgtgtgtgtgtgtgagtgtgtgtgtgtgtgtgtgtgtgtgtgtgtgtgtgtgagtgtgtgtgtgtgtgtgtgtgtgtgtgtgtgtgtgtgtgtgtgtgtgtgtgtgtgtgtgtgtgagtgtgtgtgagtgtgtgtgtgtgagtgtgtgtgtgagtgtgtgtgagtgtgtgtgtgtgtgtgtgtgtgtgtgtgtgtgtgtgtgtgagtgtgtgtgtgagtgtgtgtgtgtgagtgtgtgtgtgtgggtgtgtgtgtgtgtgtgtgagtgtgtgtgtgtgtgagtgtgtgtgtgagtgtgtgtgtgtgagggtgtgtgtgtgtgggtgtgtgtgtgtgtgagagtgtgtgtgtgtgagggtgtgtgtgtgtgtgtgtgtgtgtgtgtgtgatagcgtgtgtgtgtgtgtgtgtgtgtgtgtgatagtgtgtgtgtgtgagggtgtgtgtttgtgaatgaatgaatgaatgaatggagcctctgttttctctctgctttgtgtttcacTTACTGTCATTAACAAAACTACAACAACCGTGCTGTGATTTAACCTGTGGTCTAACAATCTACactcatccatccatgcattcattcattcattcattcattcatttattcattcatccatccattatgtATGATTGATAGTTTCCATCAGTGGTCTGGTCTCTGTGACTTGAtcactgaatgtgtttgtggttgtttctgttcagttcttatttgtttattattattattattattattatttattttgttaacagTCTGAATCTGGTTGTTTCGTTATCAGTTAAGTGCAGATAATTATTTTAACTAAGTAATATTGTGGTCAAATAAGTgttgtcaacaacaacaacaataactgAGGTTGGACACAACACAGAAATCATTTATTGCACTTTAACGtcaaatcaataacaaaatagtgaaatgaataaaatcaatcacttaaaaagtataaaaaaaaagacaaagaacgGGTTTCATTGTTTAATCAGagaaatgtttcagtttttattgtttctgtttttaacatttcataaaaatatctttcaaaacatgtttcattaaaataaacaagttCAAGAATAAAACAGTCTCTGGAACATCAAGAGTCTTCATCCTGGTTTAACCTGAaccttcccctcctcttcctcttcctcctcttcctcctcctcctcttcctcctcctcgtcctcctcctcctcttcctcctcctcttactcctcctcttactcctcctcctcgtcctcctcctcttactcctcctcttcctcctcttccttctcctcctcttcttcctcctcctcctcctcctcctcctcctcttcctcctcctcttactcctcctcttactcctcctcctcctcctcgtcctcctcctcttactcctcctcttactcctcttccttctcctccttttcctcctcctcctcctcctcgtcctcctcttcctcctcttcttcctcctcttcctcttcctactcctcctcttcttcctcctcctcctcctcctcctcctcgtcctcctcttcctcctcttcttcctcctcttcctcctcttcctcttcctactcctcctcttcttcctcctccttttcctcctcctcctcctcctcctcagacagtGGAAATGCATAAGGAGAAAGTTTCTCGGAGGGAGATCGGCGTGTTCACAGCGGTCAGACGAGTCCCACGCAGCCACAAGATCCTCCCGCCTTCTCAACCTGCTGCAGTTACGCAGCCCCACCCACCTTACAGCCGCCGACCAATCAACTACCAGCAGCTGGACGGCCTGGGCCACGGCGTGAAGGTATCTCACACACATTACGGTGCTGTTATATGGAATATAATATCCCATACACAAAtgtcatatatgtatatatattgacTGTCCATACATAAaatttacatacatataaaagtaaaatcacCTCTGTAAAAATTATAcattaaagcttttaaaaattGGAATATGTCTATCACATATgaaactgtatgtttgtgttgtagacagatgtataaatgtatatgttGATAAACAGTCTGAGACACTGTCCCTGAATGTGAAGACACATGTTTAAAATTCATGAGAATAAcatatagaaaaaaacatataacatgtttatagtatgttgttttaatatacatacatatataaatttaatatatattgttaacgTATGCTACCAACAtgttttacaatataaaaattcTTCATcaatatttgaatatatatacatttacaaatttatttcatatatgttataaacataTATCTTCACATATCCAGGGGATATAGCATCCCTAACTAGCTTCACTAACCGCAGCTCCTCCGTTCTCTTATTAACCAACCGGTTCAACAGACTcatctgaaaactgaaatataatttaCCAAGATGTGTGTGAACAGGACAGATTAGAGTCGAGCTGTCTGGAGTTAGTCATGTcgctacatcactgcagctcagtcagCTAGCCTGTCACAGGCTCTGCTGTGATCACGAACAACAAGCAGGTGATTCATGGGACTTCCTGTGAATGTAGCTAACGTTACATAGCAGCCAACAAACCTCCTGTTAGCGTTAGCCTCTCTTGGGGAGATGTTTGCTAGTTGGTTTAACAACGTACAACTTTTCTTGATgttgagcagctgcagtgtttatgAAGTGACACTCCGTACATCTACTGTCACACTGACAACTTCCTGTTAACTTTTCCCTCCCCTTCACCATCACTTTTTGCCGCTCGCTTGTTACACACTGCCCTGATCCCTACAGGAGCTACgctatgctaacattagcttgtgcGTCCTGTGAAGAATGAGGAGAGGGTCCAGGAGGATTCGATGCTCTAGATAACGTTGGGTGTTGTGATCACACAGTGTGCAAGTGAAAATCATTCGTCGCCCATTAATGATGGCACTCATAATCTAGTGAATGTAGGGAACACTGCCGTACTAATGCCACCCGGGGGTTGACCCTCTGAACTGCTGTAGCAGTGATGGTTCAGCAGAGACTCAGAGAGCGTCTGACTGAAGAGCAAAAACAGAAGTGCAGTTCTGTTGTGAGTCTGAGGCGATGCTGACGGGAAGTGGAGGTGATGCTGACAGGAAGTGTCGGCGGCTGCAGTGAACCACAGAAGCAGAAGTGACTCTCTGTAAAAGTTCCTCATCTCACTTTATTGTCTGAACACTCACTGAGTGGAAGGATCATTTCCTCCTCAGTCTCAGACCTGCAGATCTACAGCTCTGAACTGCTGTACACTGTACCGCTGTACACTGtaccactgtacactgtaccgcTGTACGCTGTactgctgtactgctgtaccactgtaccactgtacactgtacactgtaccgctgtactgctgtactgctgtactgctgtacgctgtactgctgtactgctgtaccactgtaccactgtactgctgtacaactgtacactgtaccactgtacactgtacactgtacactgtaccgctgtacactgtacactgtactgCTGTACACTGTACCGCTGTACTGCTGTACACTGTACCACTGTACTGCTGtaccactgtacactgtaccactgtacactgtacactgtaccacTGTACTGCTGTACGCTGTACCGCTGTACACTGtaccactgtacactgtacactgtaccgctgtaccactgtacactgtaccactgtacactgtaccactgtacactgtacactgtaccacTGTACTGCTGTACGCTGTACCGCTGTACACTGtaccactgtacactgtaccactgtacactgtacactgtaccactgtactgctgtacgctgtaccactgtacactgtacactgtaccacTGTACTGCTGTACACTGTACGACTGTACGCTGTACACTGTACCGCTGTACTGCTGTACACTGTACTGCTGtaccactgtacactgtaccgctgtactgctgtactgctgtacCACTGTACCGCTGTACGCTGTactgctgtactgctgtaccactgtcctcttcctcctcctcttactcctcctcttactcctcctcctcgtcctcctcctcttactcctcctcctcctcttcctcttcctactcctcctcttcttcctcctcctcctcctcctcctcctcctcttcctcctcctcttactcctcctcttactcctcctcctcctcctcgtcctcctcctcttactcctcctcttactcctcttccttctcctccttttcctcctcctcctcctcctcgtcctcctcttcctcctcttcttcctcctcttcctcttcctactcctcctcttcttcctcctcctcctcctcctcctcctcgtcctcctcttcctcctcttcttcctcctcttcctcctcttcctcttcctactcctcctcttcttcctcctccttttcctcctcctcctcctcctcctcagacagtGGAAATGCATAAGGAGAAAGTTTCTCGGAGGGAGATCGGCGTGTTCACAGCGGTCAGACGAGTCCCACGCAGCCACAAGATCCTCCCGCCTTCTCAACCTGCTGCAGTTACGCAGCCCCACCCACCTTACAGCCGCCGACCAATCAACTACCAGCAGCTGGACGGCCTGGGCCACGGCGTGAAGGTATCTCACACACATTACGGTGCTGTTATATGGAATATAATATCCCATACACAAAtgtcatatatgtatatatattgacTGTCCATACATAAaatttacatacatataaaagtaaaatcacCTCTGTAAAAATTATAcattaaagcttttaaaaattGGAATATGTCTATCACATATgaaactgtatgtttgtgttgtagacagatgtataaatgtatatgttGATAAACAGTCTGAGACACTGTCCCTGAATGTGAAGACACATGTTTAAAATTCATGAGAATAAcatatagaaaaaaacatataacatgtttatagtatgttgttttaatatacatacatatataaatttaatatatattgttaacgTATGCTACCAACAtgttttacaatataaaaattcTTCATcaatatttgaatatatatacatttacaaatttatttcatatatgttataaacataTATCTTCACATATCCAGGGGATATAGCATCCCTAACTAGCTTCACTAACCGCAGCTCCTCCGTTCTCTTATTAACCAACCGGTTCAACAGACTcatctgaaaactgaaatataatttaCCAAGATGTGTGTGAACAGGACAGATTAGAGTCGAGCTGTCTGGAGTTAGTCATGTcgctacatcactgcagctcagtcagCTAGCCTGTCACAGGCTCTGCTGTGATCACGAACAACAAGCAGGTGATTCATGGGACTTCCTGTGAATGTAGCTAACGTTACATAGCAGCCAACAAACCTCCTGTTAGCGTTAGCCTCTCTTGGGGAGATGTTTGCTAGTTGGTTTAACAACGTACAACTTTTCTTGATgttgagcagctgcagtgtttatgAAGTGACACTCCGTACATCTACTGTCACACTGACAACTTCCTGTTAACTTTTCCCTCCCCTTCACCATCACTTTTTGCCGCTCGCCTGTTACACACTGGCCTGATCCCTACAGGAGCTACgctatgctaacattagcttgtgcGTCCTGTGAAGAATGAGGAGAGGGTCCAGGAGGATTCGATGCTCTAGATAACGTTGGGTGTTGTGATCACACAGTGTGCAAGTGAAAATCATTCGTCGCCCATTAATGATGGCACTCATAATCTAGTGAATGTAGGGAACACTGCCGTACTAATGCCACCCGGGGGTTGACCCTCTGAACTGCTGTAGCAGTGATGGTTCAGCAGAGACTCAGAGAGCGTCTGACTGAAGAGCAAAAACAGAAGTGCAGTTCTGTTGTGAGTCTGAGGCGATGCTGACGGGAAGTGGAGGTGATGCTGACAGGAAGTGTCGGCGGCTGCAGTGAACCACAGAAGCAGAAGTGACTCTCTGTAAAAGTTCCTCATCTCACTTTATTGTCTGAACACTCACTGAGTGGAAGGATCATTTCCTCCTCAGTCTCAGACCTGCAGATCTACAGCTCTGAACTGCTGTACACTGTACCGCTGTACGCTGTACACTGTACCACTGTACCACTGTACTGCTGtaccactgtacactgtaccacTGTACTGCTGTACACTGTACCGCTGTactgctgtactgctgtaccactgtacactgtacactgtaccgcTGTACACTGTACCGCTGTactgctgtactgctgtaccactgtacactgtaccacTGTACTGCTGTACACTGTACTGCTGTACACTGTACCGCTGTactgctgtactgctgtaccactgtacactgtaccgcTGTACGCTGTACACTGTACTGCTGTAcactgtactgctgtactgctgtaccactgtacactgtacactgtaccactgtactgctgtaccactgtactgctgtaccactgtacactgtaccacTGTACTGCTGTACACTGTACTGCTGTACACTGTACTGCTGTACACTGTACCGCTGTactgctgtactgctgtaccactgtacactgtacactgtacactgtaccgctgtactgctgtactgctgtaccactgtacactgtaccactgtacactgtaccactgtacactgtactgctgtactgctgtaccactgtacactgtacactgtacactgtaccgctgtactgctgtactgctgtaccactgtacactgtacactgtacactgtaccgctgtactgctgtactgctgtacactgtacactgtacactgtaccgctgtactgctgtactgctgtaccactgtacactgtaccactgtacactgtacactgtacactgtaccgctgtactgctgtactgctgtaccactgtacactgtacc
This region includes:
- the ccdc103 gene encoding coiled-coil domain-containing protein 103, which codes for MAMSERDVIDFSALERELQAAVESERKHQRENEAKLRAVSQGVASYREFRDLVLTCHLKPLDKKDKDRAPRKQPCNPVAPSNAEPTSHC